The Terriglobia bacterium genomic sequence TGAGAACAGCATGTTCGTCTGGGCGGGGAAGCTTGTGGCAGGCACGTTCCACGCGGGGCCCGAACGCGCCAACTGGGCGCTGGTGGGATTGAGCGCAGCGATCGGAGCCGGGCGGCTGGGCGCGGCGTTCCTGCTGCGGGTGCTGGGCAACCGGCGGACCATACTGCTCTCCACCGCTATCGCCGTGACCGGCGCGATGGTGGTCTATAACAGCCGAGCGTTCACGGTCGCGGTGCTGGGCATGGCCGTTATCGGACTTGGCCTCGCACCCATTTATCCCACGGCGCTGGGCGTTGCGGGTGACCGCTTCCCGCGCCAGACGGGCACCGTGTTTGGCGCCATCATGGCGGTTTCGCTGGTGGGCGGAACGGCCGGGCCAAGCATCTGCGGAAGCCTGGCGTCAACCGGGTTGCGGAACATTCTGTGGGTCCCCATGATTGCAGCCGTGGCCGTGGCAACATTCACCATTCTGGCCACGCGCGAGTCGCGGGAGATGGTTTCCAAAGGTTGATCGCCCCTGGCAAGCTGCTGAAAGATATCGTCGCGTCATGCTGAGAGAAGCGAAGCATCCCCGTATTTGGCTGGAGATAAATGCAGAGATCCTTCGCTGCGCTCAGGATGACAGGCGGAAAGACCCGGGAATAAATCTCGCCGCCACTGGTATTTTACAAATGAGTGGCTGCGAAAATAGCGGCGGACGCATCTCAGGTTTAGGGAGGAAATCGTGAAATCTGGTCCTGTTAAGAATGAACCTGGCATGCGAGCCGGCCGCAGGGCCTTTCTTGGATGGTCCGCAACTGCCCTGGCAGGCTTTGCCGTGGCGCGAAGGTTGGAACCGAGCGCGGCGTCCGGGAAGCCCACAAAGACCGGGAAAACGAAGATGGTTCGAATCGTAGAGTTTGACAGCAACGGTTTGCGTCGGGGCGTGGTGGAGGTTCCGACGGTAGTAAAAAGCGACGCCGATTGGCGTGAACAGCTTACGCCCACTGAATTCGAGGTCGCGCGCAAGGCGGGGACCGAGAGGGCATTTTCGGGCGCTTACTGGAACCTCCACCAGAAGGGTTTATATCGGTGCATCTGCTGTGACACGGCGCTTTTCAGTTCCAGCACCAAGTTTGAGTCCGGCACCGGCTGGCCCAGCTTCTGGGAGCCGATCGCCAAAGAAAACGTTCGGGAAATTGCGGACTACAGCATTGGCATGAGCCGGACGGCGGTTTCCTGCCGGCGGTGCGACGCGCACCTGGGCCACGTGTTTGACGACGGTCCAAAACCCACCGGACTGCGCTACTGCATGAATTCAGCGTCACTGCGCTTTGTAAAGCTGGCGTAGTCCGCCCTTTTTGCGGGGGAGCGGGCACGAAAGCGGATTCCTCTCCCGCTCTGCGGGATCGGAATGACAAGGTACTGGAATTTTTGACATCCTAATCAGTTGCAACACGGAGATGATTGAAATGAAGAACTCATGTGCCAATCCGTTCCAGAAAGCGGTTCTAATACTGTTGCCTTTGGCTGTGCTGGCAGGGGCGGGCTGCTCGACCAGCGCCAACGGTCAGGTTCCGGCCTATGCAGGACCGGCCAATGTCTCCGCAGTGCAGGGCAAGGAGACGGCCGTTCTGGCGGGAGGCTGCTTCTGGGGCGTCGATGC encodes the following:
- the msrB gene encoding peptide-methionine (R)-S-oxide reductase MsrB codes for the protein MKSGPVKNEPGMRAGRRAFLGWSATALAGFAVARRLEPSAASGKPTKTGKTKMVRIVEFDSNGLRRGVVEVPTVVKSDADWREQLTPTEFEVARKAGTERAFSGAYWNLHQKGLYRCICCDTALFSSSTKFESGTGWPSFWEPIAKENVREIADYSIGMSRTAVSCRRCDAHLGHVFDDGPKPTGLRYCMNSASLRFVKLA